Proteins co-encoded in one Pogoniulus pusillus isolate bPogPus1 chromosome 15, bPogPus1.pri, whole genome shotgun sequence genomic window:
- the IKBIP gene encoding inhibitor of nuclear factor kappa-B kinase-interacting protein isoform X1 has protein sequence MSEAKQRKKGVSSSKTNEGSQKGERHSNGGKMASSKTSNNRNTFWMDSRTGLSVISLAICLVLTWFLFQQSNQFADMEKKYSFLQQEAEKFLDVENKVNLISKKLESSESILQEAASSISVMTEFEQEISSLHNIISDIQNNEKTLSLEMQSIHEKFQSITNSWRRSLDELNTNTSSLKSAAKLIHTEVTSQINEVDQRLKSLSERVRDLEDSTARNIKTLKRQEEDEFSRVEQKLDSQAKAVEKLEELQNSLVAKDTDLNQKLVNYEPKIEECKTYLPTIENAVHSILRLSSEMLSMENKIEDLTRQLYAAENDVLKTASDTAEMQKILESIQENNSMLKVQNKEVGLEVVVHDAKASSEATGVTSESYNSENDQEEEK, from the exons atgtctgaagccaagcagaggaaaaaaggtGTTTCTTCATCCAAGACCAATGAAGGTTCACAGAAGGGTGAAAGGCACAGTAATGGTGGGAAGATGGCAAGTTCCAAGACCAGCAATAATCGGAACACGTTttggatggactcaaggacaggCTTGAGTGTCATTTCCCTTGCTATTTGCCTGGTGCTGACCTG GTTCCTATTTCAGCAGTCCAATCAATTTGCTGATATGGAAAAAAAGTACAGTTTTTTACAGCAAGAAGCTGAAAAATTCCTAGATGTGGAAAACAAAGTTAACTTAATTTCTAAAAAG CTTGAGTCTTCTGAAAGTATCCTACAAGAAGCTGCCTCATCCATCTCTGTGATGACTGAGTTTGAACAGGAAATCTCTTCTCTTCATAACATCATAAGTGATATACAGAACAATGAAAAAACTCTCTCTCTAGAGATGCAGAGCATTCATGAGAAGTTCCAAAGCATTACAAACTCCTGGAGAAGAAGCTTGGATGAATTGAACACAAACACTAGCAGTTTAAAGTCCGCAGCAAAGCTCATCCATACGGAAGTTACTTCCCAAATTAATGAAGTTGACCAAAGACTTAAATCCCTTTCAGAAAGAGTAAGAGATTTGGAAGACAGTACAGCCAGAAATATTAAGACACTAAAAAGGCAAGAGGAGGATGAATTCTCTAGAGTTGAACAAAAGCTGGACTCGCAAGCAAAGGCAGTTGAAAAGCTAGAAGAACTGCAGAATAGTCTGGTAGCCAAAGACACAGACCTGAATCAGAAACTGGTGAACTATGAGCCTAAAATTGAGGAGTGCAAGACCTACCTGCCAACAATTGAAAATGCTGTTCACTCTATTCTTAGGTTGTCAAGTGAAATGCTGAGTATGGAGAACAAGATAGAGGACTTGACAAGACAGCTCTATGCTGCAGAAAATGATGTGCTGAAAACTGCTTCTGACACAGCAGAGATGCAAAAGATCCTTGAAAGCATACAGGAAAATAACAGCATGTTGAAAGTGCAAAACAAAGAAGTGGGTTTAGAAGTGGTAGTGCATGATGCAAAAGCATCTTCAGAAGCAACAGGAGTGACTTCAGAAAGCTATAACTCAGAAAATgaccaggaggaggagaagtga
- the IKBIP gene encoding inhibitor of nuclear factor kappa-B kinase-interacting protein isoform X2 yields MSEAKQRKKGVSSSKTNEGSQKGERHSNGGKMASSKTSNNRNTFWMDSRTGLSVISLAICLVLTWFLFQQSNQFADMEKKYSFLQQEAEKFLDVENKVNLISKKCANTWDFMEGLEDRQIISDIKHLQGDIDTTKTSSSSIIKTQEELQQNLTTLSRAVSSIEEKAASVARSMTLTIVTVKTDIRRVSGLVSDMAALAESLQALEDKVEKGEKTTVKNIGDLLSSSIDRSTKLQSLASSNARRIEQMKAALAEIRSNFDQHSDRLLNLEGDRAKVLKSVTFANDLKPKMYKLKKDFAMLEPLVNDLTLRIGRLVDSVLQQEKEIALLNEKLTNLTRVQNEAKDMKDEITKVSGIN; encoded by the exons atgtctgaagccaagcagaggaaaaaaggtGTTTCTTCATCCAAGACCAATGAAGGTTCACAGAAGGGTGAAAGGCACAGTAATGGTGGGAAGATGGCAAGTTCCAAGACCAGCAATAATCGGAACACGTTttggatggactcaaggacaggCTTGAGTGTCATTTCCCTTGCTATTTGCCTGGTGCTGACCTG GTTCCTATTTCAGCAGTCCAATCAATTTGCTGATATGGAAAAAAAGTACAGTTTTTTACAGCAAGAAGCTGAAAAATTCCTAGATGTGGAAAACAAAGTTAACTTAATTTCTAAAAAG TGTGCCAATACTTGGGACTTCATGGAAGGGCTGGAAGACCGGCAGATAATTTCTGAcattaaacacctgcagggagataTTGACACGACAAAAACATCCTCTAGCAGCATCATCAAAACCcaagaagagctgcagcagaattTAACAACCCTTTCTCGTGCCGTTTCAAGCATTGAAGAGAAGGCAGCTTCTGTAGCTAGAAGCATGACGCTGACAATTGTGACAGTAAAAACTGACATCAGGCGTGTCTCAGGCCTGGTCTCAGATATGGCTGCGTTGGCAGAATCTTTGCAGGCACTAGAGGATAAAGTAGAAAAAGGTGAAAAGACAACAGTGAAGAACATAGGTgacctgctttccagcagcatcGACCGAAGTACCAAGCTCCAGAGCTTGGCATCCAGTAACGCAAGGAGAATTGAGCAAATGAAGGCAGCGTTGGCTGAGATCAGGAGCAACTTTGACCAGCACTCGGACAGGCTTTTGAATctggaaggtgacagagcaaaAGTGCTGAAGTCAGTTACGTTTGCAAATGATTTAAAACCCAAGATGTACAAACTTAAAAAGGATTTTGCCATGTTGGAGCCGTTAGTCAATGACCTGACACTGAGAATAGGAAGGTTAGTGGACAGCGTGTTGCAACAGGAGAAGGAAATTGCTTTGCTCAATGAGAAATTGACCAATCTGACCAGAGTTCAGAATGAGGCCAAAGATATGAAAGATGAAATAACCAAGGTTTCAGGCATTAACTGA
- the SLC25A3 gene encoding solute carrier family 25 member 3, whose translation MFSSVVPLARLNPFYAPHFQLAQDGLRKRAEPAEAPTARRSLAAAAAAEEYSCEYGSLKFYALCGVGGVLSCGLTHTAVVPLDLVKCRMQVDPQKYKSIFNGFSVTVNEDGVRGLAKGWAPTFIGYSMQGLCKFGFYEVFKILYGNMLGEENAYMWRTSLYLAASASAEFFADIALAPMEAAKVRIQTQPGYANTLRQAVPKMFAEEGIWAFYKGVAPLWMRQIPYTMMKFACFERTVEALYKYVVPKPRNECTKGEQLVVTFVAGYIAGVFCAIVSHPADSVVSVLNKEKGSSASQVLQRLGFRGVWKGLFARIIMIGTLTALQWFIYDSVKVYFRLPRPPPPEMPESLKKKLGLTE comes from the exons ATGTTCTCGTCGGTCGTGCCGCTCGCCCGGCTCAACCCTTTCTACGCGCCGCACTTCCAGCTGGCCCAGGATGGCCTGAGGAAACGCGCGGAGCCGGCGGAGGCGCCCACCGCGCGGCGGAGCTTGGCGGCCGCGGCCGCCGCTGAAG AATACAGTTGTGAATATGGCTCGCTCAAGTTTTATGCTCTCTGTGGCGTTGGTGGGGTCCTAAGTTGTGGCCTGACACACACTGCTGTTGTACCTCTGGATTTAGTGAAATGTCGTATGCAG GTGGATCCACAAAAATATAAGAGCATCTTCAATGGATTCTCAGTGACAGTCAATGAAGATGGTGTTCGTGGCTTGGCTAAAGGATGGGCTCCAACCTTTATTGGATATTCCATGCAGGGGCTGTGTAAATTTGGTTTCTATGAAGTATTCAAAATCCTGTATGGCAACATGTTGGGAGAG GAGAATGCATACATGTGGCGCACCTCCCTCTACTTAGCTGCATCTGCCAGCGCAGAGTTTTTTGCTGACATTGCTCTGGCTCCAATGGAAGCTGCTAAAGTTCGTATTCAGACACAGCCTGGGTATGCTAACACCCTGCGGCAGGCTGTGCCAAAGATGTTTGCAGAAGAAGGCATCTGGGC TTTCTATAAAGGTGTTGCCCCGTTGTGGATGAGACAGATTCCATACACAATGATGAAATTTGCCTGCTTTGAACGTACTGTTGAAGCTCTCTACAAGTATGTCGTTCCCAAGCCACGAAATGAATGTACAAAGGGAGAACAGCTGGTAGTCACATTCGTTGCAGGCTATATTG CTGGTGTCTTCTGCGCGATTGTTTCCCATCCTGCTGACTCCGTGGTGTCTGTGTTGAACAAAGAAAAGGGCAGTTCTGCCTCACAGGTTCTCCAGAGGCTTGGATTCAGAG GCGTATGGAAAGGTCTGTTTGCCCGTATCATAATGATCGGTACCCTGACTGCACTACAGTGGTtcatctatgattctgtcaagGTCTATTTCAGACTTCCTCGTCCACCTCCACCTGAAATGCCAGAGTCTCTGAAGAAGAAGCTTGGTCTAACTGAATAG